A region of the Falco peregrinus isolate bFalPer1 chromosome 4, bFalPer1.pri, whole genome shotgun sequence genome:
TTTTGCCAAGTTGGGTGAAACAAGTATTCAGTTAAATTACATATACAGAATTTTATTAGCTAATTAAGATGTTCTTAAATGTGATGAACACATAAGAGGGAAAATAAGCTTATCCAAAGCTGTTCTACAGTCAAAATGATAAAGCAAAGGAAGTTTTATGTTAATGAAGGAACTGAGCTGATGGTCATTGATAAGTGAAAACAGGTAGATTTTGTCATTTCACATGCTCGTTCATACCTTCCTGCTGTGTAAGCCCCTGTCACTCTCCCAGGTTCAAACCAATTATTTGCTGAACTAAACTCATGGGGTGGAAATGTTCATGGGTTACAGAAATGGTCTCTATGCATCTGTTGAGGATGCTCCTGTGATTAAAACCCAAGCTAAAATTTACAAGCCCTGATCAGTTGAAATGCTCAGACAGCAGCTTAAATGCAAGAGTTTGACTTTTCCAAAAAGTTCTCCACTGCTGGTTTCTCTCAATTTACATCAGCTGAAAAGATTGTGACTTTCAGTCAACcataggtatttttttccccgtgACATTAAATACATCTGTTTTAGAAAGAAAGTTGCATTTAAATACAAGTCACtctaaaagcacaaaataaatccTGTGCTCTTTGGCCAAATTCACATCTTCAACTCTCAAATTAGATCTCTAGCTGATCTAATTTGAATGGATTTTAAGTGCTACTTGGGGAACAGCTACATGAAAGGCTTTACTGTAATTCTCTGCTTCCAAGAACCATAACCCAATTCATACTTGGCCTGGGTGACTGCAGGTTATAGCCACCCATGTCCAAGATCAGATGCTATCTTGGTACCTCCTCTTTGCAAAAATGCCACCAAGCAGAAGTAGTTTCCATGCTGCATCCTTGGAGAACTTTTTATTGCATTAGCAAAGTACCCAGGCCTCATAGACTAGGATAGAGGCTGCAAATGCTGGTTGGATGAGCAAAGAGAGAAAACGAACAacccatttaattttaatttttatgagtttataaaaaaattttCATAAAGAAGTTtataagaaaaaagcagcaaagattGACTTTCTTTCCCCAGCTACTGTCAAGTACCTTGGTTGGTCAGTGCATTAAGTCCAGGCTGATGATGTATCTAGTAGACATATGTGTGCTTatttgtgctgtggtttggggtcTTCTGAGGTTGCCAGACTACCAGATCCATCTTCGTACTATGAAGATACAAACCTGCAAGTAATAGGATGAATTAGGCAAAAGCAGATGATTAACTCGTCATGTGTTGATTCTACTTTATGAAGGACAGCTGTGGAATAGTTATCTTGTAGCCTTATCCATGGGCCAAATGTTTGCATCATTAAATGTTTGAAATTGAGTCCAGTGTAGGGGAAGTGGGGAGgtccaaaataaaagcaaactggTGTCCTGGGAGACTGAAATCCAGCCTGTATGGGTCTGTAGACTGCAAAATAGCCATAAGCAGAATAGGCTGGTCAGGGCATGTATTTGGGCAGCATCCAGAGGTGCGAGAGGAGCAGAGCCCACGCAGGGAGGGAGTAATGCAGTGCCTGCCAAGTGCTGTGCTAGTACACCCACAACTCTTCCAACAACAGAGCTAAAGCTTGGTCAAATTCCTGATGCTGTTCCTGGCAGCATAGACATGGTCTTCAGCTTTGAAGAGCTCATGTTACTGCCATATTTTGTTGGCAGCCTCCCTTTTGAGACTGCTGATAAAGAAACCAGTTACAAGATATTTTACCATTATCGGTTCAGACTGGACTGAGATGTCTGTCTCTCATTCAGCTTACACAGCCAGTGAGTCATTGGATAAGAATAAACCTAGGGTGGATGTTCAGTTTGAAATGGAAATCTCTATCTTCGGACCATCCAGTGGTCTTTAGGTCATGACTCTGGACAACAGGCTTTGCCAAGTGAAGCCTGTCACGTACACATCAAGGGAAACACCTCATTCTGCACCTGGCTAAGGCTGGCAGAGAGCACAAGAAAACTACTCCCATGCGTAAATAAGCAGGCTCGggctgaaaaatctgaaaacatgacctatgaagaaagaacagaaaaatctggGTTGTTTAGTCTAAAGCAGCCTGAGGGgtagcagagctgggaagcaTCAAACATGGCCTTTGGGGCCACCATTAGTCCTGCTTCTGCAGGCTGTGTTGTTTGCAGGAAGATTCAGGGAAGGCTTCTGTTTGatgaaacttgaaaaaaagtaaaatcaattTTAGGCTGGTTTTTGAATGTCAGATTGTGCTTGTAGCAATGCTCTTACAGACATATTGCAAGCTCTTAGGGGGAAAAATACATGGCAGCCGCTCGTACTACAGAATTAGAGCAGTTGAAGCCTCTATATGATCAGTTTTAAACTTGAAATTGGGTAGAGGTCTTCAAGAGCGGGAAGTACGCTGAGACTACAGTGCTAAGGGGGGGTTAGCACTAGAACAAATAGTTTTTTCTAGGATTTATTTGGCTGAGGTTGGTCACAACGATGGTCTTTGGTGATGGGCGTAGGCAGGGTATTGGGCTAGTCTACACATGCATCTTTATGTGCCAGTTTTGTTGGCTGTGCGGGATGAAGGGATACACAGGCAAAGCATTCAGTGCATTTAGAGAACTGCTTCTTTCTATTCTTCACTGACACACTGTGTGCTAAGGGCTAAAGCGAGCCAAAGAACAGAGTGGAATGTTAGTCTTAAACTACAAGTGAAATACAGATTCTCCTTTGACCTGTTCATTAGCTGCCCTAGGTTGGGCGAGTTTTTCATGGCAAAATGTCCTTGCAGTCTAGAGGAGTATTTAAGGGTGCCATTAACACTATTATTTGGGGTTTAGAAGCCATAAAAGAATTTATATTCCAGCACAAGATTACATTCTTCAGATCTGTATTTTGCTGTGACTCTGGAGCTGATGATAGCGTTGTAGTGTCTAAGATTATTCCATGACCAGTTAGGAAAATGCCTGCATTTAAGTTTAATTAAGGGAGCTGTTCGGCGGCTTTCTGTTGAATGACTGTTGTTACTACAGCAAAAGCTACCTCCTACATCTGCAAGCAAACGCTGATGGGTTTCCTGCAGATTAAGTCAACAGTAAAATTGGGAATGAACTGTTGATTGATTTGGATTcagcaaacaaggaaaaagagattTGCAGGTCTGTGGCTAGCAGGAATGGGGGCCCAGCCTTTCAAGGCAGCTGAGACGATCTGCAATGGAAAGGGCTACATagctccttcctcttcccttgcaCCAGCCCTGGCTTTCATCTGGTTCCAAGATGTGGCAGAAACATATCCTGAATAGAAAATGATGGGGTTTCTCCCTAAAGTGGCTCACTGTGGGGTCAGATGAGTGCCAGGGCTGGCATaagggaggaggtggagggCGAAAGGAGGTATGTCCCTTCCAGAGGCAGTGATGTTTAGCTGCTCTATAAAATCACATCCTCCATTCATCTCAGCTGATTGCAGAGGAGCTGCATGGAAACTACGTCAGCTGGGATATGGCCCAAATtaattaagaaatgttttctaagGTAAAGCACATTGGAAGGAGAAAgcctggtggttttttttactgaatgGAACCACAGACTGTTGCATGCTTAACAGCCTGGCTCCTCGCTAGGCTGACTGCACTCAAATGTGTGTCAGGGGATTCTGCTGcaacagctttgctgctttaaTTGTATCTTCAGGTGCCATGGAAGACGTTGGGATGTGTCTGGTTCTTGTCCTGTCctttgtttttccccctctaaaTTCTGTATTCATGGGAGAGATGGAATCAGGTGAGCCCAGGACACAACTCTTGCTTTGAAGAGCATGAGTTTACAATCTTAGTGTGATTGTAAAGTTGTGGAAAACTCATGATTTCTGGTACTAAACTGAACTGAACAAAAGTCCTGTTCAAGTCTGTTGGGAGAAAAAACATCCTTATGCTTGTTCTCAAGATACAACCTCCAGAAGTAATTCCCCACTTCTGATTTCCATGATGAATTCTTGGCATGTAGTTACCCTTATATATTTAGGACTCTCTGTCGTTGTAGTTTAACCTTTCAAACAACTAAATGCAACTAAATGTGTGGtgttggatttttatttttattttttagaagtaGTCCCAGCATTGTGACTTTTCCATCATGTCAGAACCCATCACACTTAATGTTGGAGGAAAACTCTATACCACCTCACTGTCTACCCTGACTAGCTTTCCAGACTCCATGCTGGGGGCCATGTTTAGTGGGAAGATCCCAACCAAGAAGGACAGCCAAGGCAACTGCTTTATTGACAGAGACGGAAAAATCTTCCGCTATATCCTGAATTTCTTACGAACATCTCACTTGGACCTCCCCGAAGACTTTCAGGAAATGGGCTTACTCCGACGGGAGGTTGATTTTTATCAGATTCAGCCACTGATTGAGGCCTtgcaggagaaggaggtggaactttctaaagcagagaaaaatgccaTGCTCAACATCACCCTCGATCAGAAGACCCAGACTGTTCACTTCACCGTCCGAGAAGCACCCCAGATCTACAGCCTGTCTTCTTCCAACATGGAAGTGTTCAGTGCTCATATCTTCTCCACGTCATGTCTGTTCCTGAAGCTTCTTGGGTCCAAACTTTACTATTGCTTCAATGGAAACCTCTCTTCAATATCCAGCTACCTGCAAGACCCCAACCATTTGACCTTAGACTGGGTTGCAAGCGTGGAAGGCCTTCCCGAAGAGGAGTACACCAGGCAGAATTTAAAGAGACTCTGGGTGGTGCCAGATAATAAGCAAATCAATAGTTTCCAGGTGTTTGTGGAAGAAGTGCTAAAAATAGCCATGAGTGATGGTTTTTGCATAGATTCTTCTCATCCACATACTTCAGATTTCATGAATAATAAGGTTATTCGCCTAATTCGGTACAAGTAGGAATGGCTGTTTATTATGGTGCCAGCATGGAGATAACACAGGTAAAGTGTTTCCCTCTAAAACACACTTACAGCCTAATTCAGAATCATGCTTATCTGGATTAAGAGTCACTAACAGGGAGATGATTTGCCTTTAATGCATTTTCCAATACCTTTCAGAATATGTCCGTATTCTAGACAGAGGGAGTATTGTCTAGCACCTGAATTAAGGACTGGTTCTGTCTCTGCCTCCACCTCTGACCTGCTGTACAGCTGTGGGGAAAATCACTTCTGTCCTTCCTACGTTTTCCAGTCGGAAAATGGGAGTGATCCTTAACTTATATTGCAAGGGGATGTCAAGGTTCGGTAATCAAGGTCTGGAATGTCTCTGGAGAACAGATGCAGTGAAAGATGCCATggagctgcagtgcagcagtCAGCCCTGGGAGCACATTCTCCACGTCTTGCCATATCACCTGTGCAGAGCATCCAAGAAGCTTGGCTGGATCCacagagaagcctccccacATGGACTCACTCAATATAGCTGAAAAGGATGGTGTAAACTGCAAACAAGAAGTGGATCGAGGGGATCCTGTCTCTTTGGGTTCAGTGAAGGATTTCTGTCACCATCTGAAgctggcttggttttttttctgaacccTGTGAGGAAGCCcctgttctgttctgctttcaggGAAGCCATGTTTGAATGACGTGACTGGCATGGGGAATGATCAAGGAAGCCATAGCAGAGAGAATGGCAGTCTTACAAACTGAGAAGATTATGGCTGGTGGGGGAACTTTGCTTTGGATGTTCTTAAAATCTTCACTTTTACATTCCAAAGGCATCCAAGACAactattccttttctttctcttacaaTGTTAGTATTTGTCTGGAGGATGCTGCTGAAACTTTCTGAGGCAAAGACAGATTTAGGGGCAGAGGCCCCCAGATACCTTCTAAATGTTTGAGCCTCTTCTGCTTCCTGGACACGGCCTTTTTGGGGGTATGTCTCCCTTCAGCAGTGCCTGGAGTGCATGGGATGCTCTCTGGGTAGGATGAATTCCATCTGAAAAGACAACATTCCCATCAGGTTATGcctaatatttttcattacaaaaacaAAGGGTCACTTTTCCTATCCTGGTACATtgagccatttttttttttacacatcaTTGTGAAGCGGTCAGGTGACTAAGCTAGCATTTTGCCTGCTTGCTTGGCTTCAGTGTCAGACTGTCAGAGGTAAGGCAGTGGAAAACCAGAGGTGATGACAATGGTCAAGCTCTTTCTACACACCCAGTCTGTCCTGTAATGAAGATCATAATCCACTAGCTGCATGTTAGCTCTAAATATCATTTGTGCCACATTCAAGGTGGTTCATTCTCAGCTAATTATGTTTAAAAGTTTCTTAGCTGTCTTTCCCTAACCAAATTGCTGTGTGTGTAAGAGAAACCCTCTGGAACATTTGCTGTCATCTCTAATGAGATAGAAGAGAAAATGCAATAACCAAGTTCTGTATTTAGAATTTTCGTGCTTCCAAAAGTTCTTAGCATAGGGCTGCACAGCTCAGTATTGCTCATGTTCTTGTTTCTCAAAGTAACAAGTCTGTCATTGCATTAAGCTGACCTGTGAAGAAGCATAAAAAAGCGTTTTGTTACTGTTGTAAAAAACAGTGAGACAAATGTATTTCTACTGTCCCAAGCTGTAACTGCATGAACAACACAAATCAGCATGCTGAAGGTAAAAATGCACATTCTGCAGCTACTGGCAGCCTGTTACAGACCACTGCCCCTGTCTGACTTGGGGTTAAACCAGCATGATGTACATGGGACTGTGTTGTTGGGAAGCACTGACTGGGCTTGAAGCCCTCAGAACCATTAAACCTTTCAAGTTTTGTGAATTTTGAGGATTGTAAACAGGATTTTGTGGCCAAATTCCAGCTTGAGTCACCATATTCTTCTAGGTTTAGTTGCATTAGGATGAACTGAAgaactcctttttttcccccattgcTGTCCTGAATTATAATGTGGGAGCAGTCTGTTCCAGGGGTTGCTGCAGGCCACTGCCAAAGCAAAGCAACTCCTGTGTGAATCTTATTTCTGACATGAGTTTGCCTGTCAGTTGGACATTCACAGTGATGATCTATGCAGGTAATATGATTATGATCTGTAAAATACCATACATGAATGCTCTTTTATCAAATCTATACCCTGAAACAGATACACCTTTGCTGAATTTATGGTAACAGCTCTGGGGGACTGTTGACggtatttctttttaacccGCAACCTAGATTTTAAATGATCTGTAACAGGAGTTCTTGTATGTCAGCACCAAAATAATACTTATCTGTAGTAATTTGTTCCCTGTCAGCTTGAGTTTATCCAAAGGTAAGAGCAATGGGCTTGATTCTCATTTGGAAGGGGGGAAAAGGTCTGATCCACAACCTCTAAAGCTCTTTGCTCCCTTctgtttcagcaaaacaaaactatgCCCTGGGAGACTTGAATCGTTACTGCATTTTCTGGTGAAAGACAAGTAAGAAGAGTCCATAAAAGCACTATGCATAGCTTTATCTAGAGCATTTACTCCTCCCCTTTGCTCccacctccttttcttctcttctgacAGTAGCAGCACCCAAAGTAAAAGCAGTTACACAGTTTCTTTAAAGTCTAAACAAGAAATGAAGAGTGCCCCAACCCAGCCTAGACAGTAACTGGGGTGATTCTGTTGACAGGGAAATACGGGTTTCAATCCCCACAGACTGAGGAGAGAGCTGAACCCAGGTCTTCTGGAGTGCTTTAATCCATCAGTCTATTATGGAAAAGATGGAGGACTTGAATACACGTCTATCTGTGCTCACGTAACTAAATCAGGCAAAGGTGCAGCCAGCCACAAATCTGTCATTTATTAATATACAAAGAGATGCAAAATATCTCTTCTGTATGCAGAAAGATGCAAAATTTCCAACAAGTGTAAAGACATGAGTGAAGACAGGCTTTGGGAGGAACAGAAAAACTTGGGATACCTCTAAATTGCTAAGCAGAATAAACACCTTTAAGCATGACATACTATTTATAATGCCACAGTCATTCTGCATGCTAATTGAGTAAGTGAAATAAATGGTGAATCACTTGCGATTGCAGTCAGACATATGTTAAACAAATGCAGTTGCTATTTCAAACTACACACCAAGCTAAATTTATAGCTGCTCCCTAATTTTGCAGTCTGTAAGTTGCATTGTAATGGCTGTTTATAGGAATGTTCTTTCTCCaaagcatttgtttgctttttatctaGATAGCTGACTTTTgtttaccttctttttctgaaCCCCAGAGGTGTAACTTGCTTTTGTTTACCAGGCAACAGCATTGGTGATTCTTCTTCTCAAGAGTTTTCctgaattaaagaaaagcaaacatgcaCAAAGCCATATTAAGTAGAGCACAACCCCTCACTGGTCTTGAAAAGCACTTGGCATTAAGTAGCAGGAAcatctaaaaattatttcactgttgaGTGGAATATTCACTCTCAGAACAAACTCATTATTTTCCTGTAAGGGCCTGCGAACAAGGAAAGGATCTAGTGAGGTATTTTCCCTTACACTTTGAAGGGCGCTTTCTTCCACATCTCAGTGCTTAACTCCTGTTCTGATTCTGCCTTCTCTCCTTCAACACTTTCACATTCAAAATGAGGCTAAGTCCTgcactttgttttttctaaatggcCTACATGCTGAGAGCACCACTGAACATCAGCAGTGCTAGAGCAGAAAAATACCAGTTAGGGCAGATGATAAACAAGCCATTAGCTGTAGTCTAATGACATTATCAGGTACGGGAATGTGCGTAGCACAGTAGGATTTGTTATATGACAGAAAGATTATTATGAAGCATCTTAGTGGAGTCCAGAATCACTCATggatttctctgtgttttcaggCTTGATAGCTCTTAAATACCTAAAAATGTCTACTTGCAATGAAGGGACTGAAACCATACATAAATATCAAGGCATCTTTGGTTCATGCAGCTGTTAAGGGTCAGCAGGAGTTGGTGGGAAGAGTGTTGCTGCAGGCAATGgtggggaaataaaagaaataggTGTGCAAAGTTGGACCTGAAAGAGTTCacatgttaaaaagaaatccaggaTTCAGAAGGGAGAGAATAAAGAGTCCTGATgtattcaggggaaaaaaaccgGTGAGATAACAATGAAGACAGAAGGAGGCTGCGATTAGAATGACTCACTGGTCCTTTCCAGTTTTAATCTCCTGTTATGATCCTTAGATATTGGTTGTGCCAAGATTTATGTTAGTGATTTGtcaggagcaggcagctttgCTTCAATTTTTATGTGCTTTACATCACCAAACATATGCACTGCTGTAGTTACCATATTTTTACTGGGTTGCCGAGTACAAATTGCTACTTGAGTTCACAGCAGTAAATACCTGTAATCAATCAGATTTATTCCCACTCTAGGAAAGGCTGGTGGGGTCCATATATAAGGTTGACGGGAGTGATAAATACTGCCATCAGCCACAGACTGTGCAAAATAAATCTAGGATCTTCTGATACTTCACGGATAAGTGGAGAAGTTATGAAGAAGACTCCTTTGGGGAGTTTCATTTTTCGCCCCATCCCTTTGAACTTGGTTTCAGAATTTCAATAGATTTTAGAATATTTAACTGTTGTTCTGTAACGACTCCCGTATCCACACACTGATGGACACAAACATGCAGGGTACAAGCAGTGCTAAT
Encoded here:
- the KCTD21 gene encoding BTB/POZ domain-containing protein KCTD21 encodes the protein MSEPITLNVGGKLYTTSLSTLTSFPDSMLGAMFSGKIPTKKDSQGNCFIDRDGKIFRYILNFLRTSHLDLPEDFQEMGLLRREVDFYQIQPLIEALQEKEVELSKAEKNAMLNITLDQKTQTVHFTVREAPQIYSLSSSNMEVFSAHIFSTSCLFLKLLGSKLYYCFNGNLSSISSYLQDPNHLTLDWVASVEGLPEEEYTRQNLKRLWVVPDNKQINSFQVFVEEVLKIAMSDGFCIDSSHPHTSDFMNNKVIRLIRYK